From Delphinus delphis chromosome X, mDelDel1.2, whole genome shotgun sequence, a single genomic window includes:
- the GPR101 gene encoding probable G-protein coupled receptor 101 translates to MASTCTNSTRENNSSHTCVPLSKMPISLAHGIIRSSVLLIFLTASFVGNIVLALVLQRKPQLLQVTNRFIFNLLVTDLLQISLVAPWVVATSVPFFWPLNSHFCTALVSLTHLFAFASVNTIVVVSVDRYLSIIHPLSYPAKMTPRRGYMLLYGTWIVAILQSTPPLYGWGQAAFDERNALCSMIWGASPSYTILSVVSFVIIPLIVMIACYSVVFGAARRQHALLYNVKSHSLEVRAKDHVENEDEEGDKKVEFQGESEFHCQDEGEVKAKEGSVEAKDGSRKAKEGSVETGEGSVEAKGSEEVRESSLVAGEGSTKIQSSKKADKGRLEVTQCNIDLGEDDMEFGEDDIHFSEDDIEAVNITESLPVSHRNSTSDPPLPRCYQCKAAKVIFLIIFSYVLSLGPYCFLAVLAVWVDVQTKVPQWVITIIIWLFFLQCCIHPYIYGYMHKTIKKEIQDMLKKFFCKEKPPKEDSHPDLPGTEAGTEGGTEGKIIPSHDSATSP, encoded by the coding sequence atGGCGTCCACCTGCACCAACAGCACGCGCGAAAACAACAGCAGCCACACGTGCGTGCCCCTCTCCAAAATGCCCATCAGCCTGGCGCACGGCATCATCCGCTCGAGCGTCCTGCTCATCTTCCTCACCGCCTCCTTCGTGGGCAACATAGTGCTGGCGCTCGTGCTGCAGCGCAAGCCGCAGCTGCTGCAGGTGACCAACCGCTTCATCTTTAACCTCCTCGTCACTGACCTGCTGCAGATTTCACTCGTGGCCCCCTGGGTGGTGGCCACCTCCGTGCCCTTTTTCTGGCCCCTCAACAGCCACTTCTGTACCGCCCTGGTTAGCCTCACTCACCTGTTCGCCTTTGCCAGTGTCAACACCATCGTCGTGGTGTCGGTGGATCGCTACCTGTCCATCATCCACCCTCTCTCCTACCCGGCCAAGATGACCCCACGCCGGGGTTACATGCTCCTCTACGGCACCTGGATCGTGGCCATCCTGCAGAGCACACCCCCACTCTATGGCTGGGGCCAGGCTGCCTTTGATGAGCGCAATGCCCTCTGCTCCATGATCTGGGGGGCCAGCCCCAGCTACACCATTCTCAGCGTCGTGTCCTTCGTCATCATCCCGCTGATCGTCATGATTGCCTGCTACTCTGTGGTGTTCGGTGCAGCCCGCCGGCAGCACGCTCTGCTCTACAACGTCAAGAGCCACAGCTTGGAGGTGCGAGCCAAGGACCACGTGGAGAATGAGGACGAAGAGGGAGACAAAAAGGTTGAGTTCCAGGGTGAGAGCGAGTTCCACTGCCAGGATGAAGGTGAGGTCAAGGCCAAGGAGGGCAGTGTGGAAGCCAAGGATGGCAGCAGGAAGGCCAAAGAAGGGAGCGTGGAGACCGGTGAGGGGAGCGTGGAGGCCAAGGGCAGTGAGGAGGTCAGAGAAAGCAGCTTGGTGGCCGGCGAAGGCAGCACCAAAATTCAGAGCAGCAAGAAGGCAGACAAGGGCCGCCTAGAGGTCACCCAGTGCAACATTGACCTGGGTGAAGATGACATGGAGTTTGGTGAGGATGACATCCATTTCAGCGAGGATGACATTGAGGCGGTGAACATCACAGAGAGTCTCCCAGTCAGTCATCGAAACAGCACCAGCGACCCCCCTCTGCCCAGGTGCTACCAGTGCAAAGCTGCTAAAGTGATCTTCCTCATCATCTTCTCCTACGTGCTGTCCCTGGGGCCCTACTGCTTTCTAGCGGTTCTGGCCGTGTGGGTGGATGTCCAAACCAAGGTACCCCAGTGGGTGATCACCATAATTATCTGGCTTTTCTTCCTGCAGTGCTGCATTCACCCCTACATCTATGGCTACATGCACAAGACCATCAAGAAGGAGATCCAGGATATGCTGAAGAAGTTCTTCTGCAAGGAGAAGCCCCCCAAAGAAGACAGCCACCCAGACCTGCCCGGAACCGAAGCCGGCACCGAGGGTGGAACTGAAGGCAAGATCATCCCTTCTCATGATTCTGCCACTTCGCCTTGA